A genomic region of Cucurbita pepo subsp. pepo cultivar mu-cu-16 unplaced genomic scaffold, ASM280686v2 Cp4.1_scaffold001259, whole genome shotgun sequence contains the following coding sequences:
- the LOC111786268 gene encoding WAT1-related protein At5g64700-like, with amino-acid sequence SLAAATVNSIPVFTFLFALLFRLEVLRLRSIVGLAKVGGIVFCTGGVLVLVFYKGPQLTLFNNHHLFTIHNQHPLHDASTHTWLKGCLLMLASNILWALSLVLQAFVLKSYPSTLLFTTLQCLVSSFQSFIVAIALERDLDEWKLGWDLRLLAVLYCGIVATGVTYSIQTWLIKKKGPVFLAMSTPIVLVLTTLGSTFLFGENISLGSGIGGLLLIAGLYSVLWGKSKELKLNLGPKEIDRECSLPVKGSDTTKS; translated from the exons GTTGGAGGTGTTGAGGTTAAGGTCAATAGTAGGGTTAGCAAAGGTTGGAGGAATAGTGTTTTGTACGGGCGGTGTGTTGGTTTTGGTGTTCTACAAAGGCCCTCAACTCACTCTCTTTAACAATCACCAcctttttactatacataatCAACATCCACTTCATGATGCTTCAACCCACACTTGGTTAAAGGGTTGCCTCCTAATGTTGGCTTCAAATATCTTATGGGCTTTATCACTTGTTCTTCAG GCATTCGTACTGAAAAGTTATCCTTCAACGCTTCTTTTCACTACCCTTCAATGTCTTGTTAGCTCGTTTCAATCGTTTATTGTTGCCATTGCTTTGGAGAGAGACCTTGACGAATGGAAATTGGGTTGGGATCTAAGACTTCTTGCAGTTTTATATTGC GGAATAGTGGCAACTGGGGTTACATATTCGATTCAAACGTGGCTCATTAAGAAGAAAGGACCCGTTTTCTTAGCCATGTCAACACcaattgttcttgttcttacaACTCTTGGTTCGACCTTTCTTTTTGGCGAGAATATCAGCCTTGGAAG TGGTATAGGAGGGCTGTTATTGATCGCAGGTCTGTACAGTGTGCTATGGGGAAAGAGCAAAGAGCTGAAACTCAATTTAGGGCCAAAAGAAATAGACAGAGAATGCAGTTTGCCAGTGAAAGGAAGCGACACAACTAAATCATGA